cTTGTGTGCCCCGTACATGTAACAGTATTTAAGTTTGTTCTCTCTCAGATCAGCTGCCTTCTCCACAGGGTTCAGTACCTTCTGATGTGTAAACAAACACCTAGCTAAATCTCACTCCACTAACTTTCCTTGAGGGTGGAAACTTGTGCTGTGCTATAAGCATCAATGCAACACAGGCATGAAGCAGATGTTAAGAATTGGACACACTGTTGGTTGGAAACAAAATCAGCTACACAGAAATATTCCAGGTATAACCAATTTATtaagagcattgtgctaagtgaaataagctaggtggtgaaagataaataccatatgatctcacctataagtggaaactaatcaacaaaacaagcgagcaaaatagaaccagagacatgggaataaagaacacactgacagtaaccagagggaaggggagatgggaaacaggaaggggaagggtagtcaaggaacaggtGTAACCCACTCATGGATAAAGACAAACCTGGGAGAGGGgcagattgaatgtgggaggtgggggtaggtggggttggggagagtaatgggaggaaaatggggaccactgtaattgaacaatgaaagGGAAAcatattttaagccctggctgggtggctcagttggctggaacgTTTTCCTCTGCAttgaaaggttgtaggttcaattcctggtcagggaacacaTCTAGGCTGTGGTTTGATAGCCAGATGGGGCACATAACAGGAGTCcaccagtgtttctcttcccattctctctgaaaattcctgtattcttgggtgaggattttttttttaattttattttaaactcaaCAAGTCACTTTGTCCACAAAAATTCTGCTTAAAGAGACCTGTAGAGAATTCTTGTTTTGTCATGTGAAAGCAATACTGGAAAATGTCAAGCTGTCTCTCTTCCTACAATTTAAATGAGATGTGAATAGAACTTTCACATAAGGATCATCAAGTTGGTCTTTGGTAAACAATGTTTTAGGTAAATATAATGGCAGACAGGGTACCTGTAGCCAGTTACCCTTTCAAATGAACAATTAAAGCATTGGTAGTGTAGAAAGCATATATAACACctcacagcaaaatacagaataaGTTGAGAGCTCTGGAAAATTActgaatttaatttaaacaaaactcCATCTGGGAGGGGGAACAGTGCTACATAAGACAACCACAGCGGTACACCATCAGACTACTGTCTAATACAGAAAGTAGCCACTGGGAGAGTAATGGCAACATATTATTGGTGACCCAGTTAATTCCACTAGCAATGACCATAAGTGGGAAAGTGTATAAATGTGCAATTACTGCGATAACATATGTGGCCATCAATGGGAGAATAATGATACTGTGGAATGCTAGGCAAGTTTTTACTTGGGAATGGTcttatgtttaagaaaaagaaagaaaaagatcatttatttccatttttatttgatgtttccaaatataaaaaaagtCAAGATTCTTACACCAATAATCTCGTATGAGACCATGCAAAGCAACTTAAGTGTATACAACAATCACCAGCCCCTTCAGTTTTGCTGCTTTATACAACTGTCGAATCAACACCGAAAAACTCAATGACATGTCTGGTTGGAAAATGtgtttacaaaaaacaaaaaccccaacaacATACAGAACAGCTGCTACTTGGTGTCTACAAGTCAATTTACAAACTTGTTATTTTACTTAGGAGGCACATGGGACTGCAATTTTATCTGTCCAACTTTACCCAACTACCCCACAGAGAGCACAAATGACGGTCCCAACACTAATCTTCCGGAGGGCTGAGATAGACACTTTTTGTTATCTGTAGTAGATTCAACTGTTCAGCCTGAACATGTAGGCTTATTCTCTGAACAGAAATCAATCCTTACAGCCCTTCCTCTAATTTTGCTAGAATGGGTTTCAGAAGAATAGTGAAGAACACCctgtttgaaatttaaaatgtaactgtAAATATCCTGTTGCATTACACAAATTTCTGCTAGTTGCATAGACTGAGGACAGTTGGTTTGCTAACTGGCACTGAAGAAATCCTGACTTGAGTGGCACTACTTCATCCAAATGTTTCTGaccaaagaaaattatacaacaatATTTATAGGCTCACTTTTAAGAGATGGCTGACATTAATACTGTACATATTTTACAGGTCAAATACATAGTCTAAGAGTTTATAAAACAGGTTCATGCATTGTTAACTCTAAGAATATCATGTACAagataccccctccccccaagtaCTTGTGACAGCATTTCAGGTGGACACAGTCCTATATACAGAAACAATCCAGTTTCTCTGCTTTGTTAAGtatgtaatttaaagaaaattcagagATCACTGAGACCAAAAACTTTAGTCCATTGAAGATTGATAGAAAGTGTCAATCTGTgggatttaaaatgttttttaaaaaaacaccctgaATACATAACCTctgtacaaagaaaaatataaaaatcctgGATGATCATGTTTGATCACACCACATAATTTAGAACGAAATGTCACTGGTTAAATTACTCATTCCTTTGACAGCATTAATTTGTGAACTAACGTTTATATCTAGTTCAGCTGCACTTATGACACAAGATCTTTTTTGAAAGTGGCACCAAATTTCCTTAAGTGTAACAGCACTCTATTTTTAGCAGCAATTATATTAAGGTTAACAATTTATAGAACGAATGTATAACTATGCTTACTTTCTACTTTATGTTCACCAGTCACAATATTTACAAAAGGTTAATGTCTACATACAGAATGATCTTGCCCTTCTCCCTGACCCCACACCTTACTCAAAGGTTTTTCTGCTTATCTCATTTCTGGTCTGTCTGGGCGAGGACGGGAGTTTCAGACAAGGTACCTATGTATTTTAGATAGGATTCTtgattttaatatgtataaagacaagaaaaaataattcttagttCAGGTATATTCCAGTGCCCAAGTTACTTATATGATAAATAGTACCCACCGACAACCTGTAAGAGATGACACATTTTAAAGGTGCCCTAACAATCTAAGTCTGTACCAGCTGAACAGCAGGAaggccattttaattgtgatgcaGTCCTCACTGACTGGCATTCTGAGGTCACAGGCTCCAAACCTAGGTGTGGTCATTGGTAACCAACAAGGTTAACTGATGAGGTGTCTGTCACTAaattcaaaaattgaaaatatatttccaaaaagCAATTTACATTTGAGGAAAATTTGGTTCTCAGGTATTCCGTGTAGAGAGAAATTATGGATGAAGGGAATTGGTAACAGGGTGTGCTAATGGAAATTCCATGAGACCAGATTTCATGAGATGCTGTATTTGCTACGTGCATTTTACTTATAATACCTCCCTAAAAATTGCCAACTCGACAGTTAAAATTTTGTGTCAAAGAGCTACTGAGCAACAGGGGAGTTATGCTAGTGAAATAACATCAGTTGTGAAAACTGAGACAAATGAGGAACAAATTCTTGAAAATAGCAAATTAGGCCCTTTGTCAAAAGAGTTACTGGACAATACAGAAATAGTCCAGATACACAGTTTGTGAAATAAAATTGTGATCCTATGAAACAAGTTCAGATGGACAGATTTCTTTAATACTGAGAATGATTTTTGTAAATCCGCACAACAGAAAGATTTGTTGACTACATTAATGCTGGGAATGAGAAAAGAATTTGGTGGTAGGCAAAAAAGTACGGTGACCTCACAGAAACCACAGACCGACACCAAATggatgaaaaattgaaaaaaatgacgAACAAAATAATGGGAAGGTGAGGTGGGGTCAGGGGCACAGTTAAGGCatctaaaaaaaattctgcatggctttggcttattaaaatattttacactattaaaaaaagattgaacgcatctgaaaaacatgcaaattgTTTGAAAACCTTGCATGGCAAATTCAGACAGTTTGCAAGCGTCATTCAGATGTTtgccaagaaaataaagaagcctCTCCCCGTTACACTGCACTTGGTGGGAGAggacctttccttctctctatctGACACTAGATGGCAAGCCAGAGGTCTGTGCAGCAGTTACAAACAGGGTGTTGTTATCTGGAAGAGAGGGGACTGCAGAATTTCCATTGGACGGAGAACAGCCCAGCTTCAGTTTCTCCAGATACTCGGCATGCACAGGCTTATGACACTGGAGAACTTTGATGGCATCTTCTACTTTGAaccattctctcttccttcctagAAAATAGGAATGACATTGGTCACTATAcaataaaatcaagaataaaaagtAAGCCATACCCTCACACTCCTCTCTCACAAATAATGACCATTCTTTTGGAATGGCTTAGACAACAATAAtgttgaagaattttaaaataattcaaatgtggAGATATATCTTgaccttcccttctctaaaaggagggtaaacaaaaataatttaagacgAAAATTGGTTACAAGTATGCACTGCATGAATTAAGAGATTCagacagcaaaagaaaaggaaacttacCTATATTAACAGAATCTTCCCAATCTTCTAATATTTCAGTGACAGTAAGAACATAAACATATGTTCTGTGCTTTCGGTCTTGGTTCTGCTTgaatacaaaaaagaaagcattttaatcTACAGGAGCTAGTTGTGCACACGTTTTTGAGGGAAAACTCAGTTGTGACATGCCGCTAGCTAGCATGGTCTATTTGCCAACACAGGCAATATACTCAGTTGTATAATCCAGCAGAAAAATGAGtttatataagacaaaatatttaaaatggtaaaagCTCCCAACACTAAACTTTTAGCACTCGAATTTTTGTCCATAAGTAACTGTCATAAAGAAAGTCTTAAGATTGGAATGGAATCTATATTAAAAGAAGGGCATTCCTGTCACTTCCGAAGTCCTGTTCCCTGGGGCTAATCCTGACAGCCTTTCAACACTACGGAAAACTGCTCTGCTTTCCTCAGGACCTGCAGGGCAGCTCCCAGTTACTTCAGAACACTCCCCTCACGGGTGCACAGACGCACACAGCAGAGCCTCTTCTCCACCTTGGCCATCCACTGTATCACCCAGGGCGAATGGTCTTTTGAGACACCAGTTCAGTTATTGTCTAACTATCTGAAAGCTTTCAGATGAATTACATACAGCCAAAGTTGAGAGTACCTGGGTTAATCCAATCAtggaacattatttttaagtcttGTAGTCAAACTTGACTTTACCCATATTGAAACTGCAACCTAGTCTTGCCCCCAGGTTCAAAATTATACACAAATTGGTCTTAAGACAAACGGGCTCACCTCCATCTTAACTAGAGTTAGCCTTCTGTGCTGTGTCTGTGGCCTAAGACTGTAGACAACTCCCCTAATGTTTTCCACCACAAATGACCCGAGTAATCCACTCATTTCAGCAGTGTATTATGTCTTTGGGAAGGAGTAAGACAAGCAATGCAGTAGAGGTGTCTCTCACATTATTGttccttatttttaagaatttgttaTCTCTATGCTTGGCCAAGCAATATCTTTATTATGCTATGTTCACAAATGCACTAAAATCAGCAGGGTGAACAAGTAGGACAATTCTAATTTTCCCTTACAGGGTCAAAGAATAAAGTTACACTGATTACCATTTTCTCTTCAAATtctattgttaaataaaatttcctcTATAAATATTAAACGGTAAAAGATTTAATACTAGTACCTTCTCATGTTATATAACCTTTACTTATAATGTGTGAAGTTTTCTTCAAAAACCTCGTCAGCATACTGATAAACATGCTAGTTGTACCACTGGCTACTCAGAATTACAGAACACTCTCTGTTGcgggccgccctgcctggtctcaggaagctgtaaccccccgtgacttaggctgagtaagaggcctccgaaccagaagccactaaggagacaaaacatttccctggcatgaacgctgacTGTTCTGTGCCTAgcctcctaggcttgatcagttagccaatgacaggtaagatttcccacagagggaatcgcctaaggcaggcatgatcacaaggaggcctcaggtaagagacttggggctgtggaaatgaaggagtgattgacatcgacccctgcccccttggctttgccaaagcctgagtccttgttcttagatgtgagaaacccaagtctcctggctgcctttgtctcctctgtcgactcaggcctgtggaaatagcaggggtggtgcagtccagaccagagtcagtggaCCCCCGGGATAATCGGGCccgggacatagaatatgcaagatcctgtgagatctgcctGTTGGAGGATGCCCtgtaattagaatatgaaggcacgggcaggaaacgagactagccttttagctcctgtagtctttttaagtgataaaacacaaactttcagcacctttgaaaattacctacttgtttgatcttccttGCCAGAttggaatccacaaactgtgtctgcaTTCTCAATAAAAGCCTATTCAGGCGGGGGCTcgaggcactctccactagagagagtggccgtttcgtccctatttccccacaggactcgcttgtccctgtgtatgtttttctcatgttttgatgagcatacgcagcagggatggatactgctggccagtatcctccacactCTCAATGTTTTTTAGCTTAACCAGGAGATGGTGCTATTTACCTAGGTAAAGCAAGTGCTGAATTTTGGGAAAGTATGAACAGTATCTTAagaattttactaaaaaaaaaaaaacaaaaaagaaacttttaacaaTTATTGTATTCTGAGAATCAATTCTACCAAATAGTATACAATCAGAACTACTTTTAAATCCCtgtaaaaatgcttaaaaataaaaaaattgcctCCCCACAAATTCTATTCTGCATTCAGTAATAAGGGACTTTACAGTCAAGAATTCTATGCTTTTAGTATCTATTCTATGTATCTGAGCTTAGTGTCCTCACACAACCCTATGAAAACTGGTGGCCTTTTGCTTTGAAGGACAATACTCAACCAGGACTCTCCCCCTCCTGATTCTTAAGACTTGCCTATGAATAGTTTTACAGGAATGTCTAGTTTAAGGATGCTGCCAAATCATCTGGCTGGTTAGGAAGgaataattaattttcttatcAGCAAACCAAGGATTACTTTTGTAACTCACCTCAAATATGCCCAGGAGTCTGCCTAATTTTCCTTTGACTCCAGCCtattgaaaaaagataaaatgcaaacattttaccTTTCTATAACAAAACTAATATGAAAATTACTTTCCAACTACTTTCAACTTTTGAATCTAAAGGCAATAGGCCCTCCCATCCTAAGCCTGCCTTCTGAGACTTttgggcagggtgagggctgtGCTAAGATTCACCACACCTGTGGCTTGCTACAAACTATGAATTCATTCGCTCTGCATACAATTTCTTGTTGATCAGATttactgtcatttattttataagaaatggcGAGAATTGaccaaaaattaaatttctacaTATTAGGGACAAATTTCATGAATGAAAACAGACTTTTCTAATGATAAAGTCTGCTATATTTTCCTTTACCCACACGCCTCAGGAGGTACAATGCTTTCTACATGGTACCGTTCTACTGCAGTCCTCATTATGATTACCTAGTAAAAGAATTATCAGAACTTCAGGGTGCCCCCCATTCAAATCCACAATGTGAACTAAACAGACTGGTACATGcttgttttctctatttaaatGTGTTCTGCCCTCATGAAGCTACTCATCTTTCAAGATCCATCTCTATAAAACCTCCCTGACCACACATCAAGACCCCATAACAGCTTTAACATTCATTTCCCATTCACACCTAATTGCTGTTCAGGAGCTGTTTAGGGTACTTAAACTATTCAGTTTTGCCTGTGAGCACAAGCAAGTTGTGCATCATCACGTGTAAGGAGATAAGCAGCCCATGTGTGCTTCTGTGCACCTGTGTGCACACCACACTTTATTGAaatttctgaaaaaacaaaataaaagcgaTGTTGCTTATCcacttgaaaaagaacagcagCACATGATTAATGTCTCTATGTTCTTGCTCAGTATGGTATTAACCATGTGTTGGGCAAGGCAATTATTTTACGGATTGATCGATCACTGATCAGACTTATTGTCTCTTATGCGATTCCAATTCTGGGGAACTTCCACCTTGATTTTAGCTCTATTTTaccaggtagaaaaaaaatctgcttaGCTAAATGCTAGTTATAGTCATGtgcttaaaatggtaaattaGGCAACAAAAGTCACCCATGTGACTTGCTTTCTTGCCTTCTCCTCAGTGTATGTAACAAATGCCTTGTTTGTGCGTCCTGTAAAATGCCAAAATACAGTCTgtgtgaaaagagaaaatacaaactacTGTTCACCTCACCTCTTCATACACCTCCCTCACAGCAGCACCGCCAGGCTCCTCCTCAGGCTCCATTCCTCCTCCTGGGACAATCCACTGGTCTGGGTACCGACTGCTGCTCACCAACAGCACCTGCAAGACCCACTGTGTAAACATGCACTGCCGGCTTCAGATGCACCATCCATGTGAACGACATTCTCAATCCTTCACAAGATGGCAAATCTCTTCTACATTAACCCACctttaaatttcattattattgGGGGTACACATTATACCACAAAAAAGGGCAGCTGACAGCCTTTGTTAACATTGTCTCTGTGAATTAAGAATTCAACAACAGCATCTCATCACTAAATAATTTTCACCTAATTAAATCCCTTGAACTACCAGATTCAATTAGTAAAACTCTCTAATTCTTAGATATTAACAAAGAATAAACGCAGAGACTTGGCTTATTAGCCCCAAAGCTGTATGCACTAATGTTTTTGCTCAGATCCATTGCTCCTTAGTTATAGGATCATATCATTCTTCCAAATTTAAGGATATGTAACCATAGGCAGGTCACCCTGTTcttccatctataaaatgtaaGAACACTTAGAAGATAGATGCTGTGAGAAAGGAATAGGAAAATTCATGTAAAGCCAATGCTGTGTGCATAGAGAAATCCTGTTATCTTCACACTTAAGATTAGACAGAAAAAGGCACCCTTCATTTCCCAAACCTATGTAAATTAGCAAAAGTTGCTCCATATTGATACCAGGCAACTTTAATTTATGATCTTGCAAAAGGTTGCCAAGCTATGGcttactgcctgtttttgtagTCTGTGAGTTCTAAAtggttcttattattttaaaattgtatgaaattaaaatttcagtgttcataaataaaattttatgtgagTCTAGTCACATTCATTTTTTACAATTGTCTGGGAATGTTTTTGTGCTACAACTAGAGCCGAATTGTAGtgacagagactgtatggcccacaaagcctaaaatattatCTGGCTATTTATAGGAAAAGTCTGAAGACACCAATCAAGAAACACATTAAGCTCAAAATGtgcaaacacttaaaaaaaaaaaaaggccaaccTGTTATCACAGAGAATCCTAGAGGCTCACCATTTTAACAGTAATTAAGACAATTTATTACATATCcatcttatatataaaaatatgtggaagccctggctggtgtagctcagtggattgagcacaggctgtgaaccaaagtgtcgcaggttcgatccccagtcaggccacatacctgggttgcaggccacagcccccagcaaccgcacactgatgtttctctctctctctcccttacttccctctctaaaaataaataaataaaatcttttaaaaaaatttagagctttcctttcaaaaaaaaatgtgggcTAGGTTTGGTTGAAATTCacccaagtttaaaaaaaagtctataaTAACCAAATGACATTTATGAAGATAACAGGTGTCTTAACCAACATGaacaaaaatgtttgtaaaattacCTTAGTATATTGCCTTCAACTAAATGTAAAGAGTTTGCACCAGAGAAACCCATCAATTTAAAGCAAAGTCTAATGCCCAGAGTGGGTCCTGACTTTCTGACATGCAGGCTAGCAGGTCCTtctgcccagctccctgcctACTGCCAGAGGGACTGCTAGCCTGAGGAGCTCACAGACAGCACAGGATCCACCTTCTACCTGAGTAAGCTGCCACGAACCCAACCTTCCCCTCTTGGAAAGTTCCAGGCTGATAGTAGCTCGGCAATtcccagcttttcccaaaacctcTCAAGTGTTGAAGTGTAAGATATGTTAGTACCTACTCAGGCACATAACATCAACTTGAAAAAAAAGCAGACACCTTTGCCTATGGACACACCAGAGCACAGCAGAGCAATGCTCAAggtatttcattatttcttgaacattatttttctcattcttgatCTGGACAGGACTCTATTGCTCCCACCAGCATCATTCCCCTTCAATAACTGGTAGAACAGTGGTAAATCCAGAAGAAAGAACCATAAATTAACACAATGGTAACAAAGCCTTAGCTAAAGTACTAGTGGCTAATGTTGAGGATACTGCCAAGTCCAAATACAGCAATTTTGGTGAAATAGAATGTAAGGTCCTAAACTTAAGCTTTAAGTATTTGCAAACAGGGCTTATATATTAAAATTGGAAACTAAAGAgccagaataagcaaatctagCCAAGAATCTATGGCATTCAAAGGCTTCAGTCCTACATCAAGGCTGGCAAATACATGAAAGTTTTTTAAGTTAAAGATGTTTAAGATACAtgagcaacaagagaaaagttaAGTGGTAACTACTGGTTCTGACTGCCGAGTTGGAGGCCTCTTTTCCTGGTCACTAGGTGTGGGTTAGGGATAACCTGGTTTCTACTGCCTGGATGAAATGCCTGCTACACACTTCTGTGCTCTGTAAGCAACTTTCTTGATTGCCTTCACAATGGCTAGCCACTGGAAAGTACATCTTCACTTACTAAATAGGCAGTTTCAAAACCACAGATATTCCTAATGTttgaatactgaaaaaaataaaactcatgtATCTAGGTTGATGACTGTCATATTCTCATCTGTCCAAGGTAAGAGCTAAATTACGTAAGATTAACAATGTTAAAAAACCAACATTAATAATGTTGAGGTGCATGTATAGTCTGCACCTACTTTTCTAAACACTGTAGCTTCCAATTTAATAACAAATCTTTATCTAGGACTTCATTAACCTCTTCCAAAGTCAGAGACATGGAACCCCCACATGGTTCAACATCTCCCTtcataaattattatttagaaaGCCCAAGAAAACAGATCTTTATAAGTTATGGACAAATGATTTAGCTGAAACCAAGAACTTACTGTGCAGTGACATTCCAAAATGATTAAATTGGATCAAACCATTAACTTGAAAtgcatctttcaaaaaaaaaatgatcaatttaAATGAGTAATTAATACCTGTGTACAGAAATGACCAATATCTGAACTACCAGCTTAAGAGATATGATATGGTACCAATTTGAAAACCAGAATGCTTCATTAAGTACTTGTCTACTCATCTTCAGTACTTAATTTGGAGTTCAAATGAGGTCATGGCTCCATTTGTGTGTGAGGTGGAGGGCAAGGGTAGGGTGGTACTGAAAGAGGAAGACCCAAGGGATATACTTCATAGATTAGACAGAACTATGGCATGAGTCTGCCAGGGCAGAAGAAAT
The sequence above is a segment of the Phyllostomus discolor isolate MPI-MPIP mPhyDis1 chromosome 2, mPhyDis1.pri.v3, whole genome shotgun sequence genome. Coding sequences within it:
- the NUDT4 gene encoding diphosphoinositol polyphosphate phosphohydrolase 2 isoform X1, which gives rise to MMKFKPNQTRTYDREGFKKRAACLCFRSEQEDEVLLVSSSRYPDQWIVPGGGMEPEEEPGGAAVREVYEEAGVKGKLGRLLGIFEQNQDRKHRTYVYVLTVTEILEDWEDSVNIGRKREWFKVEDAIKVLQCHKPVHAEYLEKLKLGCSPSNGNSAVPSLPDNNTLFVTAAQTSGLPSSVR
- the NUDT4 gene encoding diphosphoinositol polyphosphate phosphohydrolase 2 isoform X2, translated to MMKFKPNQTRTYDREGFKKRAACLCFRSEQEDEVLLVSSSRYPDQWIVPGGGMEPEEEPGGAAVREVYEEAGVKGKLGRLLGIFENQDRKHRTYVYVLTVTEILEDWEDSVNIGRKREWFKVEDAIKVLQCHKPVHAEYLEKLKLGCSPSNGNSAVPSLPDNNTLFVTAAQTSGLPSSVR